ATGTAAAATCTATCGACAATGCGTTACAACGAGTGAAACGGAAATTGGAACGATATTTAGAAGGTAGAGAAGTGCAACTGTAATTTTTGGATGCTTCTGTGTTGTCTATAAGAATGTATTCGGCCATAAACGCGAAAATCCTGTTTTTTGTCGAATTATATTCAAGGAAATATTAGTTAGAACGATAGTGTATAAAATTGTCAAGGCATTTCGTTGACATTGAGCTAGCTGATGTGATAAATTTGTTTGGTAGCCATAGAGTAGATTCTATGGTTACTTCTATGAACATACGGAAAAAAGTAGCGGTTTTTCCCGAGTTTATTTGGGTTGTAGTTATAGTCTTTAGGTATCAGAAAAGATGGAGGTGGCAATGATGCGAGTAAACATTACATTAGCGTGCACCGATTGCGGTGATCGTAACTATATCAGCACGAAGAACAAGCGTACGAACCCTGAGCGCATCGAAAAGAAGAAGTATTGCTCCCGTGATAAAAAGCACACAGTTCATCGTGAAACTAAGTAATGATGAACGAGAAGTCTGGAGGTAGCAATATGAATATCTTTTCCAGAACAGGTTCGTTTTTAAAAGATGTTGTCTCTGAATTGAAAAAAGTCCGCTGGCCGAATCGCAAAGAGCTGGTTAGCTATACAACTGTCGTTGTGCTTGCGATTACGTTCTTGGCGGTATTTATGTTTGTGGTGGACTTTGGAATTTCAGAGCTAATCGGTCTTATTATTAAGAAGTAGGTAATATTCGGGTCTTAGGAGGGACGGACGTCTAACGTCCTCGTGGATATGGAAAAAGCGTGGTATGTCGTTCATACTTACTCTGGGTATGAAAACAAGGTTAAAGCGAATCTGGAAAAACGTGTTGAGTCTATGGGCATGGAAGACAAAATCTTTCGGGTGCTTGTTCCTACTGAGGAAGAAGTAGAGAATAAAGACGGTAAAAAACGCACAGTTACCAAAAAGGTATTTCCTGGATACGTGCTTGTTGAAATGGTTATGACGGACGATTCATGGTATGTCGTGCGGAATACCCCAGGGGTCACGGGTTTTGTCGGATCCACTGGAGCTGGTTCCAAACCAACAGCGTTGCTTCCTGAAGAAGCGGATACAATTCTCAAAACAATGGGATTTGAAGCGCCGAAAGTTAGGATCGATTTTGAGCTTCGCGACATGGTTACTGTAAAGGATGGTCCTTTCACAGGTCGTGATGGAGAAATCATTGAAATTCTGGCCGACAAGCAAAAAATTCGCGTGCTATTGGATATTTTCGGTCGCGAGACACCAGTTGAATTAGATTATACACAAGTTGAAAAAATGGATTAAGAACTCATCTTGAAAAGTATCGTTTCATATGGTACAGTTCTTGATGATTCTAGAATCTGCAGACAAATGCGGTTCTCAATCTCACTACTAAATAGCTCATTTGGTTTTTTGGTAGAGTGGGAGGGGCGAGTACCCCGCATTACCACACACGAAGAAGGAGGTGTATTACGTGGCTAAGAAGGTAATCCGCGTAATTAAACTACAAATTCCAGCAGGTAAGGCAAACCCTGCACCTCCAGTAGGTCCGGCACTCGGTCAAGCTGGGGTTAATATCATGGGTTTCTGTAAAGAATTTAACGCTCGTACAGAAAGCGAAGCAGGAATGATCATTCCAGTAGAAATTACTGTATTTGAAGATCGTTCTTTCACATTCATTACAAAAACTCCACCGGCAGCAATTCTATTGAAAAAAGCAGCAGGAATCGAATCTGGTTCTGGCGTGCCTAACAAAACAAAAGTTGCTACTTTGAAACGTGATAAAGTTCGTGATATCGCGATCTTGAAACAACCGGATCTAAACGCAGCTTCTGTTGAAGCAGCTATGCGTATGGTTGAAGGTACTGCCCGTTCTATGGGTATCGTAATCGAAGACTAATCTGTCTTTGATTGCTTGTTAAGGATGAGATTGCAAGTTTTGTATCTCATCCTGTGGGAGGATTAAACCGCTACGACCACATTGAAGGGAGATTTGCAAATGCCTAAGCATGGTAAAAAATATCTAGAAGCTACAAAGCAGATCGACAAGACTAAAGTGTATGCTGTATCTGAAGCGGTCGAGCTAGTGAAAAACGTAGCTTCTGCTAAATTTGATGAAACAGTTGAAGCAGCATTCCGTTTGGGTGTAGACCCTAAACGTGCTGATCAACAAATTCGTGGTGCTGTTGTATTGCCACACGGTACTGGTAAAGTACAACGTGTTCTTGTATTTGCTAGAGGTGAAAAAGCGAAAGAAGCTGAAGCAGCTGGAGCAGATTACGTAGGCGATGCAGACATGCTTGCTAAAATCCAAGGTGGATGGTTTGAGTTCGACGTTATCGTTGCTACTCCAGACATGATGGGTGAAGTAGGTAAATTGGGTCGCGTATTAGGTCCTAAAGGTCTAATGCCAAACCCTAAAACTGGAACTGTAACATTTGATGTTACAAAAGCAGTTAATGAAATCAAAGCAGGTAAGATCGAATACCGTGTAGAAAAAGGTGGTATTATCCACGCTCCTATCGGTAAAGTATCTTTTGATGTTCAAAAACTAACTGAAAACCTTGCAGCTCTGACAGAAGCACTTAACCGTGCAAAACCAGCAGCAGCTAAAGGTATTTACATGAAGAGTGTATCTATCAGCTCCACTATGGGTCCTGGTGTACGCATTGATGTAAAATAATTACAGTTGACTTCTAGTAGAGAAGTTGATAATATATAACCTGTTGTTAAAGAGAATATTGTCATACCGCAGACAGAAGGTGCAATGAACCGAAAGGCAAGCTGCTTAATTTCCTTCCGAGGTGTGTACTATTAATAGATTAGTTCTGTTGATATGTGCCCTCGCGAAACGTCTGCGAGGGCATTTTCAATTTACATTAGGATTGATTGCACGGGAGGTGTAACAAATGGCAGAAATTCGTCCAACTGTTATCCGTGAAGAGAAAGCACAAGTAATCAGCGAGATCGCTACTAAGTTACGTGAAAGTCAAGCAACAGTAGTAGCTGATTATCGTGGTCTTACAGTGGCTCAGGTAACTGAACTTCGTAAACAATTGCGTGAAGCTGGCATTGAATTTAAAGTATACAAAAATACTTTGACTCGTTTAGCTACAGCTCAAGAAAACTTGAGCGATTTGGACCAATACCTTTTGGGACCAAACGTAATTGCTTTCTCCAAAGATGACGTAATTGCTCCTGCGAAGATCATTGCTGACTTCGCGAAGAAAAATGAAGCACTTGAAATCAAAGGTGGAGTTATCGAAGGTAAAGTAGTAGGCGCTGAAGAAATCAAAGCACTTGCTGCACTACCATCTCGCGAAGGCTTGTTGTCCATGCTTCTCAGCGTGCTACAAGCACCAGTTCGCAACTTCGCGCTTGCGGTTAAAGCTGTTTCCGAACAAAAAGAAGGCCAAGGCGCCTAATCGTTATAAGAAAGATTGGAGGACAATGAAATGAATCATGAACAAATTTTAGAAGCTATCAAAGGTATGTCCGTTCTTGAGTTGAACGATCTAGTAAAAGCAATCGAAGAAGAGTTTGGTGTAACTGCTGCAGCTCCTGTAGCTGTTATGGCTGGTGGCGCTGAAGCAGCTGCTGAGCAAACTGAATTCACTGTTAACCTAGTTAGTGGTGGAGCTTCCAAAATCAACGTAATCAAAGTTGTTCGCGAAATCACTGGTCTTGGCTTGAAAGAAGCAAAAGACTTGGTTGACAACGCTCCTAAAGCACTTAAAGAAGGCGTTTCTAAAGACGAAGCTGAAGGCATCAAAGCTAAGCTTGAAGAAGCAGGTGCAACTGTAGAAGTTAAGTAATTTCTTCTACTTTCTATAGTGAAATCCCCCTTACCGTTAAGGTTGGGGGATTTCTGCTATCTAGGCTTATTTGATCTTGATTGAATTGCTTGGGAAAGGAGGCAAGAGGATGAGTGATCATTATTACACAAACCGACCACAATCGGCACATGAGGAAGCTGAATTTAACTTTGAGCTACTTGGAAAAACCTATCACTTTACTACCGATAGTGGTGTTTTTTCTCGGGAACGAATTGATTTTGGGAGCGTGCTTTTGATAGAAACCATGCAGTTTTCGGAACATGCGCGCGTTCTTGATGTAGGCTGTGGCTATGGCCCGATGGGTTTTGCGGCTGCATCGATAGCTAACAAAGGGCTCGTTACTATGATTGATATAAATGAACGAGCAGTAGCACTTGCAAAACGGAATGCAGAGCGAAATGGAATTTCCAATGTGGAGATTATGGCCAGTGACCTTTACGAGCAAGTAGAGGATAGAGAGTTTGATGTTATCTTAACCAATCCTCCCATCCGAGCTGGAAAAGAGACGGTGCATCGCATTTTCACAGAAGGTTATAAGCTTTTAGCGCCTGGCGGTGAAATGTGGGTTGTTATTCAAAAGAAGCAAGGTGCACCTTCTGCTATTAAAAAAATGGAAGAATATTTTCGAGAGGTAGAAACTGTCGGAAAAAGCAAGGGTTATTTTATAATTCGAGCAAGAAAATAACCAAATCTCCTTGACGAGGCATTTCCCTTATGTTAACATTATAAAATGTCAATATGGGTTAAATGTCTAAACTGAGCGATTCCTGATTTGTCAATACCTTTTTGTGCTGATTTTTATGCATAGAGGGTTAAAGCTGTAAAAGGTTGGGAATTCTTTTAGAATAGAGTTTTTTATCAAAAATGAGGTTAAATGGTTAACCCATTTTTATTTTTGTGTCTTCAGCGTCTGGTGTTATATTACTAGATGCTTTCCGTTTTCCTAAATTAAGAGGGAAGACATGTTGCGGTCAACATCTAACTAAAGGGTGTTGCAACAAATAGTGAGGGGTGAATGAGTTGGCAGGTAAACTGGTCCAGAGCGGTAAGCACCGCCAGCGTCGCACGTATTCTCGAATCAACGAAGTACTGGGACTACCTAACCTAATCGAAATTCAGCAAAAATCTTACCAATGGTTTTTGGATACTGGTTTAAGAGAGATGTTCCAAGACATTTCGCCAATCCAAGACTTTACTGGTAATTTAGTGCTGGAGTTTATTGATTACAGTCTTGGTGAGCCTAAATACGGCGTAGACGAGTCGAAGGAACGTGATGTAACGTATGCTGCTCCATTGCGTGTTAAAGTACGTCTTCTAAACAAAGAGACGGGCGAAGTGAAGGAGCAAGAAGTCTTTATGGGAGATTTCCCACTGATGACAGAAACGGGTACCTTCATTATAAATGGAGCGGAGCGCGTTATTGTCAGTCAGCTCGTTCGTTCCCCTAGTGTTTACTATAACACTAAAATTGATAAGAACGGTAAACAGACTTTCAGCGCTACTGTTATTCCGAACCGTGGAGCATGGCTTGAACTTGAAACCGATGCGAAAGATATCATTTATGTGCGTATCGATCGTACTCGCAAAATTCCAGTTACAGTATTACTACGTGCTTTAGGTTTTGGAACTGATAAAGATATTCTAGACCTTTTGGGTCATGATGAGAAATTCGTAAATAACACGCTTGAAAAAGATAACACCGATTCTACTGAGAAAGCTTTGATTGAAATCTATGAGCGTTTGCGTCCAGGTGAACCACCTACTGTAGAGAACGCGAAGAGCTTATTGATTTCTCGCTTCTTCGATCCAAAGCGCTATGATTTAGCTTCAGTAGGTCGCTATAAAATGAACAAAAAGCTCCATATTAAAAACCGCCTATTTAACCAACGTCTTGCTGAGACGCTGATTGATACAACAACAGGTGAAATCATTGCAGAAGCAGGTCAAATTATTGACCGTCGTGTAATGGAAAAAATTCTACCTATGTTGGAAGGTGGCGTAAACTATGTGGACGTACGTACACATGGTGGAGTTCTAGAAAACGAAACGATTACTCTTCAATCTGTAGATATCTTTGATGAAGAAGGTAAAGTAGTTAAGATTATCGGTAATGCTAATATCGATATGTCTGTAAAGCATATTACTCCGGCAGATATCGTTTCCGCAATTAACTATTTTATTAACTTACTTCATCGCATAGGTACTACAGATGATATTGACCATTTGGGTAACCGTCGTCTACGTTCTGTAGGTGAATTGTTGCAGAACCAATTCCGTATTGGTCTTTCTCGTATGGAACGTGTGGTTCGTGAACGCATGTCCATTCAAGACCAAAATCAAATTACTCCGCAGGCTTTGATTAACATCCGTCCTGTAATCGCGGCGATCAAAGAGTTCTTTGGTAGCTCCCAGCTTTCACAGTTCATGGATCAGACGAATCCGCTTGCTGAATTAACACATAAACGCCGTTTGTCCGCATTGGGACCTGGTGGTTTGACACGTGAACGCGCTGGTTTCGAAGTGCGAGACGTGCATCACTCTCACTATGGACGTATGTGTCCGATCGAGACTCCAGAGGGACCAAACATCGGTTTGATCAACTCCCTGTCTACTTTTGCTCGTATTAATGATTACGGCTTTATTGAAACACCTCGCCGTAAAATTAATCCTGAAACAGGCGTTGTATTAACTGAGATTGATTATTTGACAGCTGATGAAGAGGATGTATATAACGTAGCTCAGTCGAATCAGCCATTAGCTGAAGATGGTAGATTTGCAAACGAGATGGTTATTTGCCGCCGTAAAGGTGAAATCCTTAACGTACCTCGCGATAAAGTAGACTTTATGGATATCTCTCCTAAGCAGGTTGTATCGGTTGCGACAGCGTTGATTCCGTTCCTTGAGAACGATGACGCCAACCGTGCTCTGATGGGATCAAACATGCAACGTCAGGCCGTTCCTTTGCTAATTCCTCAAGCTCCGTTCGTAGGAACTGGTATGGAACACAAAGCAGCGCAAGACTCCGGTGTTGCAGTTGTTGCGAAATGGCCTGGAAAAGTAGAGCGTGTAACAGCTCGTGAAGTAATTGTAAGACGTTATATAGAGGTTGACGGTAAACAAGTTGCTGGAGATCTAGATAAATATAAAATGCACAAATTCATCCGTTCTAACCAAGGGACTTGCATTAACCAACGTCCGATTGTAAAATCTGGTGATATTATCGAAACAGGCGATATTATCGGTGATGGTCCGTCCACTGAGAAGGGTGAATTGGCACTTGGTCGCAACGTTATCGTAGCGTTTATGACTTGGGAAGGTTATAACTACGAGGATGCGATCTTGTTAAGTGAAAAACTGGTTAAAGATGACGTCTACACGTCCATTCATATTGAAGAATATGAATCAGAAGCACGTGATACGAAGCTAGGACCAGAAGAGATTACACGCGATATCCCGAACGTAGGGGAAGAGGCGCTGAAGAATCTTGATGAACGTGGTATCATTCGCGTTGGTGCTGAGATTCGCGATGGCGATATTCTTGTTGGTAAAGTAACTCCTAAGGGTGTAACAGAGCTAACAGCTGAAGAGCGTCTATTGCATGCGATCTTTGGTGAAAAGGCACGAGAAGTTCGTGATACGTCACTACGTGTACCACACGGTGGCTCTGGTATTGTTGTTGATGTAAAAGTATTTACTCGCGACAATGGCGATGAATTGCCTCCAGGTGTTAATCAACTAGTGCGTGTATACATTGCTCAAAAACGTAAGATTTCCGTTGGAGATAAGATGGCCGGTCGACATGGTAACAAAGGGGTTATTGCCCGTATCATGCCGGAAGAAGATATGCCGTTCCTACCGGATGGATCGCCAGTTGAGATTGTATTGAATCCACTGGGTGTACCATCGCGTATGAACATCGGTCAGGTACTTGAAACACATTTAGGTATGGCTGCTAAATTGTTGGGTATTCACGTAGCGACTCCTGTTTTCGGTGGTGCGCGTCAAGACGATGTTCTTGATACACTTGAAGAAGCTGGATTAGACCGCGACGGTAAAACCCTCCTATATGATGGCCGTACAGGTGAATCATTCGATCGCCGTGTAACAGTAGGTTGCGTGTACATGCTGAAACTGGCTCACTTGGTTGACGATAAGATTCATGCTCGTTCAACTGGACCATACTCTCTTGTTACGCAACAACCATTGGGTGGTAAAGCTCAATTCGGTGGTCAGCGCTTCGGGGAGATGGAGGTATGGGCGCTTGAAGCATACGGTGCCGCATATACTCTGCAAGAGATCCTCACCGTTAAATCTGACGATGTTGTTGGTCGTGTGAAAACGTACGAAGCGATCGTTAAAGGTGAAAACGTACCAGAACCTGGAGTTCCAGAATCATTCAAAGTATTGATTAAAGAACTTCAAAGCTTAGGTATGGACGTAAAAATCCTCTCTGGAGACGAGCAGGAAATTGAAATGCGCGAAACCGATGATGAGGATGAAGGAACTGGAGAAAAGTTAAATCTCTTACCTGAAAGCATAGGCGCACAAGATGAGTAAGATTCCGGTACAAGAGGGAGGTAACGCCCTGTGATTGACGTCAATAATTTTGAATATATGAAGATTGGTTTAGCTTCTCCCGATAAGATCCGTTCGTGGTCTTTCGGGGAAGTTAAAAAACCTGAAACAATTAACTACCGTACCTTGAAGCCCGAAAAAGATGGTTTGTTCTGTGAACGTATTTTCGGACCAACCAAAGATTGGGAATGTCATTGCGGTAAATACAAGCGCGTTCGTTATAAAGGTGTGGTTTGTGATCGATGCGGCGTTGAGGTAACTCGTGCAAAAGTGCGTCGTGAACGTATGGGGCATATTGAGCTTGCTGCTCCTGTTTCCCACATCTGGTATTTCAAAGGTATCCCTAGCCGTATGGGTCTAGTACTGGATATGTCTCCTCGTTCCCTTGAGGAAGTTATCTACTTCGCTTCTTATGTAGTAGTAGATGCGGGAGATACTCCTTTGGACAAAAAACAACTTTTGTCTGAAAAAGAATACCGTAACTATCGTGAAAAATATGGTCAATCCTTCCAAGCAGCAATGGGTGCTGAAGCAATTCGTCGCTTGCTGGCTGAAATTGACCTTGAAAAAGAAGTAAGCACTCTGAAGGAAGATTTAAAAACCGTGCAGGGTCAACGCCGCACTCGTGCGATTAAACGTCTAGAGGTATTGGAAGCGTTCCGTAACTCTGGTAATCGCCCTGATTGGATGGTACTTGACGTATTGCCTGTAATTCCTCCAGAATTGCGTCCGATGGTACAGTTGGATGGTGGACGTTTTGCGACATCTGACCTAAATGACTTGTATCGTCGTGTTATCAACCGTAACAACCGTCTAAAACGCCTACTTGAACTTGGCGCACCAGACATTATCGTACAAAATGAAAAACGTATGCTACAAGAAGCAGTGGATGCGTTGATTGATAACGGTCGTCGTGGACGTCCTGTTACTGGTCCTGGTAACCGTCCATTGAAATCTTTGAGTCATATGCTTAAAGGTAAGCAAGGTCGTTTCCGTCAAAACCTTTTGGGTAAACGTGTTGACTACTCTGGTCGTTCCGTTATCGTAGTAGGACCGAACCTTCGTATGTACCAATGCGGTCTACCGAAAGAAATGGCGTTGGAACTGTTTAAGCCTTTCGTTATGAAGGAGCTTGTAGCAAAAGGTCTAGCTCATAACATTAAGAGTGCGAAACGTAAAGTTGAGCGTATTCAGCCTGAGGTATGGGACGTTCTAGAAGAGGTAATCAAGGAACATCCAGTATTACTAAACCGCGCTCCTACCTTGCACCGTTTAGGTATTCAAGCATTTGAGCCGGTATTGGTAGAGGGACGTGCGATTCGTCTGCATCCACTCGTATGTACAGCTTATAACGCTGACTTTGACGGTGACCAAATGGCGGTTCACGTACCATTGTCTGCGGAAGCACAAGCTGAAGCTCGTGTCCTAATGCTTGCTGCACAAAACATCTTGAACCCGAAAGATGGTAAGCCAGTTGTTACACCGTCTCAGGATATGGTGCTTGGTTCTTACTATCTGACGCTGGAGCGCAGAGGAGATGTGGGTGAAGGATCTATTTTCCGTGATCCTGCTGATGCAATTGCGGCTTATGAGAATGCATACATCACGTTGCAAACTCGTATCCTTATTCCGGCTAAGAGTTTGAGCAAAACATCATTTACGGATCAACAACAAGAAGCATTGCTGGCTACTACAGTGGGAAAAGTAATCTTTAACGAGATTTTCCCTCCAGAGTTGCCATACATCAATGCTCCTACAAGAGACAACCTTCAGAACCAAGTTTCTGATGAATACTTTATGTTTGAAAAAGGTCAGGATACAACTGCTTTTATTCAGAGCTTGAAAGATCCAGGTGCTGTGAAAAAAGGCTTCTTGGGAACAATCATTGCTGAATGCTTCCGTCGCTTTGGAACAACCATGACATCTGAAATTCTTGATAAGATAAAAGAATTGGCCTTTAAATATTCAACAAAAGCTGGTATTACGATCGCCGTTGCGGATATCGTGGTTCCATCTGAAAAACAAGCAATCCTTAACTCTGCTGACGAGAAAGTAAGTGCGGTAATGGCGCAATTCCGTCGTGGTTTAATTACCGAAGATGAGCGTTATGACCGTGTTATCTCAATCTGGTCAAAAGCTAAAGATGAAGTAACTGAAGTTCTCATGAAATCAATGGATCAATTCAATGCGATTTACATGATGGCTAATTCCGGTGCCCGTGGTAACGTATCCCAGATTACTCAGCTAGCTGGTATGCGTGGTCTGATGGCAACCCCATCAGGTCGAATCATCGAGTTACCAATCAAATCTAACTTCCGTGAAGGTTTGACGGTATTGGAATACTTTATCTCTACGCATGGTGCGCGTAAAGGTTTGGCCGATACAGCCCTGCGTACAGCTGACTCAGGTTACTTAACTCGTCGTCTAGTAGACGTAGCGCAAGACGTTATCGTTCGTGAAGAAGATTGCGGAACAGATAAAGGTATTCGCGTGAGTGCTATTAAAGATGGTAAGGAAGAAATCGAAAAGCTGTCTGACCGTTTAGAAGGTCGTACCTGCTTTGAAACAGTTCGTCATCCTGAAACTGGTGAGATCCTTGTTCATCGCAATGAGGAAATTACAGAGGAGATGGCTGAATATATCGTTAAACTTGGCATTCAAGATGTTTACATTCGTAACGTACTTGCTTGTCGCACAAGTCACGGTGTCTGCAAACGTTGCTATGGCCGTAACTTGGCAACAGGAGCTGAGGTAGAAATCGGTGAAGCAGTTGGTATTATCGCTGCACAATCTATCGGTGAACCAGGTACACAGTTAACAATGCGTACGTTCCATACCGGTGGGGTAGCAGGAGACGATATCACGCAAGGTTTGCCGCGTATCCAAGAGTTGTTTGAAGCTCGTAATCCGAAAGGTCAAGCGGTTATCACTGAAATTGACTCAGAAGTAGTTAGCATTCGTGAAGATAAAGATAAACACATCATCGAAGTTCGTGGTGAAGCAGAGAACAAAGAGTACGCAGCTCCATACGGTGCACGTATCAAGGTATCTGTTGGTCAAAAACTAAATGCCGGTGATGAGTTAACAGAGGGTTCTGTAGACCCGAAAGAAATGCTGAAAGTACGCGGACAACGCGGTGTATCCAACTACATCTTACAAGAGGTTCAGAAAGTTTACCATATGCAAGGGGTAGAAATCAACGACAAGCACGTCGAGGTAATGATTCGTCAAATGCTTCGTAAATTGCGTGTAATTGATAGTGGAGAAACTGATCTGTTGCCAGGTTCTTTCGTGGAAGTTCATGAATTTGAACTTGCAAATGCAAAAGTTCTTATGTCTGGTAAAAGTCCAGCAGTTGGACGCCCAGTGTTGCTTGGTATCACAAAAGCATCCCTGGAGACAGATTCCTTCTTATCTGCAGCATCCTTCCAAGAAACAACACGTGTTCTTACAGATGCGGCGATTAAGGGTAAAGTAGATAAGCTTCTTGGATTGAAAGAGAACGTAATTATTGGTAAGCTGATTCCAGCTGGTACCGGTATGAATCGTTATCGCAATTCAAGACTATTAAATCGTGAACAAGCAGAAGGTAACACTGACAGGCTAGAAGCTGTATCAGTAGAATCCTAGTTTGCTATATAGATAGAGAGGCGCTTCCTCCTTAGGGAAACCGCCTCCTTATCTATTTAATAGAAAATAATTTTTTATAGAATCATAGGTTGACTTCTATAAGAATAGCTGGTATGATACTTGAGTGTGCCTGATACTCAATTACTTTGGAGGATATGATCATCATGTCTTATGAAAAAGTAGAGTGGGCAAAGGAGTTAACGATCGGTATTAATCAAACTACCAAAGCGATCGAACACGGACTTGTTGAGGAAGTGTTTTTGGCTAAGGATGCAGATAGACGTTTAATACAAAGGATCGCACTTCTATGTAAAGAGAAGGGTGTTCCCGTCAACTTTGTTGATTCCATGAAGCGTTTAGGTAAAGCGTGTGGAATACAAGTTGGGGCAGCCGCTTGTGCAATAAAAAAAAGTGGTTAAGTTATGTTTTTGTTGAAGAACAGTGCGTTTTTCAGGCAAAGGCATCTTATTTTGCCCATAAGTGATTCACCTGGATCTGTGGTCTTACACTAAAGAATGAGGAAGGAGGAAAAAGATCATGCCTACAATTAACCAATTAGTGCGCAAAGGTCGTAAAGATAAAGTCGTAAAGTCTAAGTCCCCAGCTCTACAAAAAGGGTACAACAGCTTTAAGAAATCTCAAACGAACCAAAGTTCACCTCAAAAACGTGGTGTATGTACTCGTGTAGGTACAATGACACCTAAAAAACCGAACTCCGCCCTTCGTAAGTATGCTCGTGTACGTTTAACTAACGGAATCGAGGTTACAGCTTACATCGGAGGTATCGGTCACAACCTTCAAGA
This is a stretch of genomic DNA from Brevibacillus laterosporus DSM 25. It encodes these proteins:
- the rpmG gene encoding 50S ribosomal protein L33, which encodes MRVNITLACTDCGDRNYISTKNKRTNPERIEKKKYCSRDKKHTVHRETK
- the secE gene encoding preprotein translocase subunit SecE, with protein sequence MNIFSRTGSFLKDVVSELKKVRWPNRKELVSYTTVVVLAITFLAVFMFVVDFGISELIGLIIKK
- the nusG gene encoding transcription termination/antitermination protein NusG, which gives rise to MEKAWYVVHTYSGYENKVKANLEKRVESMGMEDKIFRVLVPTEEEVENKDGKKRTVTKKVFPGYVLVEMVMTDDSWYVVRNTPGVTGFVGSTGAGSKPTALLPEEADTILKTMGFEAPKVRIDFELRDMVTVKDGPFTGRDGEIIEILADKQKIRVLLDIFGRETPVELDYTQVEKMD
- the rplK gene encoding 50S ribosomal protein L11; protein product: MAKKVIRVIKLQIPAGKANPAPPVGPALGQAGVNIMGFCKEFNARTESEAGMIIPVEITVFEDRSFTFITKTPPAAILLKKAAGIESGSGVPNKTKVATLKRDKVRDIAILKQPDLNAASVEAAMRMVEGTARSMGIVIED
- the rplA gene encoding 50S ribosomal protein L1, yielding MPKHGKKYLEATKQIDKTKVYAVSEAVELVKNVASAKFDETVEAAFRLGVDPKRADQQIRGAVVLPHGTGKVQRVLVFARGEKAKEAEAAGADYVGDADMLAKIQGGWFEFDVIVATPDMMGEVGKLGRVLGPKGLMPNPKTGTVTFDVTKAVNEIKAGKIEYRVEKGGIIHAPIGKVSFDVQKLTENLAALTEALNRAKPAAAKGIYMKSVSISSTMGPGVRIDVK
- the rplJ gene encoding 50S ribosomal protein L10 translates to MAEIRPTVIREEKAQVISEIATKLRESQATVVADYRGLTVAQVTELRKQLREAGIEFKVYKNTLTRLATAQENLSDLDQYLLGPNVIAFSKDDVIAPAKIIADFAKKNEALEIKGGVIEGKVVGAEEIKALAALPSREGLLSMLLSVLQAPVRNFALAVKAVSEQKEGQGA
- the rplL gene encoding 50S ribosomal protein L7/L12, which produces MNHEQILEAIKGMSVLELNDLVKAIEEEFGVTAAAPVAVMAGGAEAAAEQTEFTVNLVSGGASKINVIKVVREITGLGLKEAKDLVDNAPKALKEGVSKDEAEGIKAKLEEAGATVEVK
- a CDS encoding class I SAM-dependent methyltransferase, translating into MSDHYYTNRPQSAHEEAEFNFELLGKTYHFTTDSGVFSRERIDFGSVLLIETMQFSEHARVLDVGCGYGPMGFAAASIANKGLVTMIDINERAVALAKRNAERNGISNVEIMASDLYEQVEDREFDVILTNPPIRAGKETVHRIFTEGYKLLAPGGEMWVVIQKKQGAPSAIKKMEEYFREVETVGKSKGYFIIRARK
- the rpoB gene encoding DNA-directed RNA polymerase subunit beta — protein: MAGKLVQSGKHRQRRTYSRINEVLGLPNLIEIQQKSYQWFLDTGLREMFQDISPIQDFTGNLVLEFIDYSLGEPKYGVDESKERDVTYAAPLRVKVRLLNKETGEVKEQEVFMGDFPLMTETGTFIINGAERVIVSQLVRSPSVYYNTKIDKNGKQTFSATVIPNRGAWLELETDAKDIIYVRIDRTRKIPVTVLLRALGFGTDKDILDLLGHDEKFVNNTLEKDNTDSTEKALIEIYERLRPGEPPTVENAKSLLISRFFDPKRYDLASVGRYKMNKKLHIKNRLFNQRLAETLIDTTTGEIIAEAGQIIDRRVMEKILPMLEGGVNYVDVRTHGGVLENETITLQSVDIFDEEGKVVKIIGNANIDMSVKHITPADIVSAINYFINLLHRIGTTDDIDHLGNRRLRSVGELLQNQFRIGLSRMERVVRERMSIQDQNQITPQALINIRPVIAAIKEFFGSSQLSQFMDQTNPLAELTHKRRLSALGPGGLTRERAGFEVRDVHHSHYGRMCPIETPEGPNIGLINSLSTFARINDYGFIETPRRKINPETGVVLTEIDYLTADEEDVYNVAQSNQPLAEDGRFANEMVICRRKGEILNVPRDKVDFMDISPKQVVSVATALIPFLENDDANRALMGSNMQRQAVPLLIPQAPFVGTGMEHKAAQDSGVAVVAKWPGKVERVTAREVIVRRYIEVDGKQVAGDLDKYKMHKFIRSNQGTCINQRPIVKSGDIIETGDIIGDGPSTEKGELALGRNVIVAFMTWEGYNYEDAILLSEKLVKDDVYTSIHIEEYESEARDTKLGPEEITRDIPNVGEEALKNLDERGIIRVGAEIRDGDILVGKVTPKGVTELTAEERLLHAIFGEKAREVRDTSLRVPHGGSGIVVDVKVFTRDNGDELPPGVNQLVRVYIAQKRKISVGDKMAGRHGNKGVIARIMPEEDMPFLPDGSPVEIVLNPLGVPSRMNIGQVLETHLGMAAKLLGIHVATPVFGGARQDDVLDTLEEAGLDRDGKTLLYDGRTGESFDRRVTVGCVYMLKLAHLVDDKIHARSTGPYSLVTQQPLGGKAQFGGQRFGEMEVWALEAYGAAYTLQEILTVKSDDVVGRVKTYEAIVKGENVPEPGVPESFKVLIKELQSLGMDVKILSGDEQEIEMRETDDEDEGTGEKLNLLPESIGAQDE